One genomic segment of Panicum virgatum strain AP13 chromosome 2N, P.virgatum_v5, whole genome shotgun sequence includes these proteins:
- the LOC120662996 gene encoding AP2-like ethylene-responsive transcription factor CRL5 isoform X1, whose translation MTNNSSNSNDNGTNAAASGWLGFSLSPHMASAMDDRHHHHVQQQQHQQHGLFFPSVTAAAAAAAAYGLGAGDAVATSASPYYTPQLASMPLKSDGSLCIMEALRRSDQDHHGPKLEDFLGAAQSQAMALSLDNAAAASSLYYYGDAGGGGHHHGSSFLQPCADLYGGPSAASLVGDDEAAAAATAMASWVAARAESGVLSAAGQHQHHHALALSMSSGSLMSSCVAAHPGEYGMVAGAAMDGGRKRGGAAGGQKQPVHHRKSIDTFGQRTSQYRGVTSRHRWTGRYEAHLWDNSCKKEGQTRKGRQVYLGGYDMEEKAARAYDLAALKYWGPSTHINFPLEDYQEELEEMKNMTRQEYVAHLRRKSSGFSRGASMYRGVTRHHQHGRWQARIGRVSGNKDLYLGTFSTQEEAAEAYDIAAIKFRGLNAVTNFDITRYDVDKIMASNTLLPGDLARRKKDGEAPVADDVGGVVTAAAAALVQAGNGSAADTWKVAAALAAAPRAAEHAHAHHDVLSGAEAFSVLHDLVTAADGGAGAAQHMPMSSASSLVTSLGNSREASPDRGGGLSMLFSKPPPAQHQAAINNKPMSPLMPLGSWASPVSARAAASVSIAHMPVFAAWTDA comes from the exons ATGACCAACAATAGCAGCAACAGCAACGACAACGGCACaaacgcggcggcgagcggctggTTAGGCTTCTCGCTGTCGCCTCACATGGCCTCCGCCATGGacgaccgccaccaccaccacgtccagcaacagcagcatcagcagcatggcctcttcttcccttccgtcactgccgctgccgccgcggcggccgcctacggcctcggcgccggcgacgccgtgGCCACCAGCGCGTCGCCGTACTACACGCCGCAGCTCGCGTCCATGCCGCTCAAGTCCGACGGCTCGCTCTGCATCATGGAGGCGCTCCGGCGAAGCGATCAAGATCACCACG GGCCGAAGCTCGAGGACTTCTTGGGCGCGGCGCAGTCGCAGGCCATGGCGCTGAGCCTggacaacgccgccgccgcctcgagcttGTACTACtacggcgacgccggcggcgggggccacCACCACGGGTCGTCGTTCCTGCAGCCGTGCGCCGACCTGTACGGCGGGCCCTCGGCGGCCTCGCTGGTGGGCGACGacgaggccgcggccgccgccacggcgatGGCAAGCTgggtggcggcgcgcgccgaGAGCGGCGTGCTGTCCGCCGCGGGgcagcaccagcaccaccacgcGCTGGCCCTGTCCATGAGCTCCGGGTCGCTGATGTCGAGCTGCGTGGCCGCGCACCCCGGCGAGTACGGCATGGTGGCCGGCGCCGCGATGGACGGCGGGCggaagcgcggcggcgcggccggcgggcagAAGCAGCCCGTGCACCACCGCAAGTCCATCGACACGTTCGGGCAGAGGACGTCGCAGTACCGCGGCGTCACGAG CAGGCATAGGTGGACGGGGAGGTACGAGGCGCACCTGTGGGACAACAGCTGCAAGAAGGAAGGCCAGACCAGGAAGGGCAGGCAAG TTTACCTCG GCGGGTACGACATggaggagaaggcggcgagAGCCTACGACCTGGCGGCGCTCAAGTACTGGGGGCCCTCCACGCACATCAACTTCCCG CTGGAGGACTAccaggaggagctggaggagatgAAGAACATGACGCGGCAGGAGTACGTGGCACACCTCAGGAG GAAGAGCAGCGGTTTCTCACGGGGCGCGTCCATGTACCGGGGAGTCACAAG GCACCACCAGCACGGGCGGTGGCAGGCGCGCATCGGCCGCGTCTCCGGCAACAAGGACCTCTACCTCGGCACCTTCA GCAcgcaggaggaggcggcggaggcgtacGACATCGCCGCCATCAAGTTCCGGGGCCTCAACGCCGTCACCAACTTCGACATCACGCGCTACGACGTCGACAAGATCATGGCAAGCAACACGCTGCTCCCCGGCGACCTCGCGCGCCGCAAGAAGGACGGCGAGGCCcccgtcgccgacgacgtcggGGGCGTcgtcacggccgccgccgccgcgctagtGCAGGCCGGGAACGGCAGCGCCGCGGACACGTGGAAGGTcgccgcggcgctggcggccgcgCCGAGAGCAGCGGAGCACGCCCACGCCCACCACGACGTGCTCTCCGGCGCGGAGGCCTTCTCGGTGCTGCACGACCTGGTGACcgccgcggacggcggcgccggcgccgcgcagcACATGCCCATGTCCAGCGCGTCGTCGCTGGTGACCAGCCTCGGCAACTCGCGCGAGGCCAGCcccgaccgcggcggcggcctctccatgctcttctccaagccgccgccggcgcagcacCAGGCGGCCATTAACAATAAGCCGATGAGCCCGCTCATGCCGCTGGGCTCCTGGGCCTCGCCGGTGTCGgccagggccgccgcctccgtgtCCATCGCGCACATGCCCGTCTTCGCCGCTTGGACCGACGCCTGA
- the LOC120662996 gene encoding AP2-like ethylene-responsive transcription factor CRL5 isoform X2, giving the protein MTNNSSNSNDNGTNAAASGWLGFSLSPHMASAMDDRHHHHVQQQQHQQHGLFFPSVTAAAAAAAAYGLGAGDAVATSASPYYTPQLASMPLKSDGSLCIMEALRRSDQDHHGPKLEDFLGAAQSQAMALSLDNAAAASSLYYYGDAGGGGHHHGSSFLQPCADLYGGPSAASLVGDDEAAAAATAMASWVAARAESGVLSAAGQHQHHHALALSMSSGSLMSSCVAAHPGEYGMVAGAAMDGGRKRGGAAGGQKQPVHHRKSIDTFGQRTSQYRGVTRHRWTGRYEAHLWDNSCKKEGQTRKGRQVYLGGYDMEEKAARAYDLAALKYWGPSTHINFPLEDYQEELEEMKNMTRQEYVAHLRRKSSGFSRGASMYRGVTRHHQHGRWQARIGRVSGNKDLYLGTFSTQEEAAEAYDIAAIKFRGLNAVTNFDITRYDVDKIMASNTLLPGDLARRKKDGEAPVADDVGGVVTAAAAALVQAGNGSAADTWKVAAALAAAPRAAEHAHAHHDVLSGAEAFSVLHDLVTAADGGAGAAQHMPMSSASSLVTSLGNSREASPDRGGGLSMLFSKPPPAQHQAAINNKPMSPLMPLGSWASPVSARAAASVSIAHMPVFAAWTDA; this is encoded by the exons ATGACCAACAATAGCAGCAACAGCAACGACAACGGCACaaacgcggcggcgagcggctggTTAGGCTTCTCGCTGTCGCCTCACATGGCCTCCGCCATGGacgaccgccaccaccaccacgtccagcaacagcagcatcagcagcatggcctcttcttcccttccgtcactgccgctgccgccgcggcggccgcctacggcctcggcgccggcgacgccgtgGCCACCAGCGCGTCGCCGTACTACACGCCGCAGCTCGCGTCCATGCCGCTCAAGTCCGACGGCTCGCTCTGCATCATGGAGGCGCTCCGGCGAAGCGATCAAGATCACCACG GGCCGAAGCTCGAGGACTTCTTGGGCGCGGCGCAGTCGCAGGCCATGGCGCTGAGCCTggacaacgccgccgccgcctcgagcttGTACTACtacggcgacgccggcggcgggggccacCACCACGGGTCGTCGTTCCTGCAGCCGTGCGCCGACCTGTACGGCGGGCCCTCGGCGGCCTCGCTGGTGGGCGACGacgaggccgcggccgccgccacggcgatGGCAAGCTgggtggcggcgcgcgccgaGAGCGGCGTGCTGTCCGCCGCGGGgcagcaccagcaccaccacgcGCTGGCCCTGTCCATGAGCTCCGGGTCGCTGATGTCGAGCTGCGTGGCCGCGCACCCCGGCGAGTACGGCATGGTGGCCGGCGCCGCGATGGACGGCGGGCggaagcgcggcggcgcggccggcgggcagAAGCAGCCCGTGCACCACCGCAAGTCCATCGACACGTTCGGGCAGAGGACGTCGCAGTACCGCGGCGTCACGAG GCATAGGTGGACGGGGAGGTACGAGGCGCACCTGTGGGACAACAGCTGCAAGAAGGAAGGCCAGACCAGGAAGGGCAGGCAAG TTTACCTCG GCGGGTACGACATggaggagaaggcggcgagAGCCTACGACCTGGCGGCGCTCAAGTACTGGGGGCCCTCCACGCACATCAACTTCCCG CTGGAGGACTAccaggaggagctggaggagatgAAGAACATGACGCGGCAGGAGTACGTGGCACACCTCAGGAG GAAGAGCAGCGGTTTCTCACGGGGCGCGTCCATGTACCGGGGAGTCACAAG GCACCACCAGCACGGGCGGTGGCAGGCGCGCATCGGCCGCGTCTCCGGCAACAAGGACCTCTACCTCGGCACCTTCA GCAcgcaggaggaggcggcggaggcgtacGACATCGCCGCCATCAAGTTCCGGGGCCTCAACGCCGTCACCAACTTCGACATCACGCGCTACGACGTCGACAAGATCATGGCAAGCAACACGCTGCTCCCCGGCGACCTCGCGCGCCGCAAGAAGGACGGCGAGGCCcccgtcgccgacgacgtcggGGGCGTcgtcacggccgccgccgccgcgctagtGCAGGCCGGGAACGGCAGCGCCGCGGACACGTGGAAGGTcgccgcggcgctggcggccgcgCCGAGAGCAGCGGAGCACGCCCACGCCCACCACGACGTGCTCTCCGGCGCGGAGGCCTTCTCGGTGCTGCACGACCTGGTGACcgccgcggacggcggcgccggcgccgcgcagcACATGCCCATGTCCAGCGCGTCGTCGCTGGTGACCAGCCTCGGCAACTCGCGCGAGGCCAGCcccgaccgcggcggcggcctctccatgctcttctccaagccgccgccggcgcagcacCAGGCGGCCATTAACAATAAGCCGATGAGCCCGCTCATGCCGCTGGGCTCCTGGGCCTCGCCGGTGTCGgccagggccgccgcctccgtgtCCATCGCGCACATGCCCGTCTTCGCCGCTTGGACCGACGCCTGA
- the LOC120662997 gene encoding putative xyloglucan glycosyltransferase 10 yields the protein MAPWSGFWGGRAVLASGDAYRGGTPVVVRMDNPNWSISEIDGDGDDEGAGFLPGAGGRRRRRRGKNAKQITWVLLLKAHRAAGCLASLASAAVALGGAARRRVAAGCTDADAEDEDEAPAQPRRSRRFYAFIRALLLLSVFLLGVELAAHANGRRLAAPAAVSFAALHAAWVRFRAAYVAPPLQLLADACVVLFLVQSADRLAQSLGCFYIHLKRLKPTPVSPALPDAEDPDAGYYPMVLVQIPMCNEKEVYQQSIAAVCNLDWPRSNFLVQVLDDSDDPITQALIREEVEKWQHHGARIVYRHRVLREGYKAGNLKSAMSCSYVKDYEYVAIFDADFQPYPDFLKRTVPHFKDNEELGLVQARWSFVNKDENLLTRLQSINLCFHFEVEQQVNGMFINFFGFNGTAGVWRIKALEDSGGWMERTTVEDMDIAVRAHLKGWRFIFLNDVECQCELPESYEAYRKQQHRWHSGPMQLFRLCLPDIIRCKIAFWKKANLIFLFFLLRKLILPFYSFTLFCIILPLTMFVPEAELPDWVVCYIPALMSFLNILPSPRSFPFVIPYLLFENTMSVTKFNAMVSGLFQLGSAYEWVVTKKSGRSSEGDLVVLAPNKEHRKQQRSATPVAAEAKKPPAPVEKKKKQQKYNRIYKKELALSLLLLTAAARSLLSKQGMHFYFLLFQGVSFLMVGLDLIGEDVK from the exons ATGGCGCCGTGGAGCGGCTTCTGGGGCGGCAGGGCCGTCCTCGCCAGCGGCGACGCCTACCGCGGCGGCACGCCGGTCGTCGTCAGGATGGACAACCCCAACTGGTCCATCTCCGAgatcgacggcgacggcgacgacgagggcGCCGGCTTCttgcccggcgccggcggccggaggcgccggaggaggggcaAGAACGCCAAGCAGATCACATGGGTGCTGCTCCTCAAGGCGCACCGCGCCGCGGGCTGCCTGGCGTCTCTCGCCTCCGCAGCCGTCGCGCTCGGGggtgccgcgcgccgccgcgtcgcggccggctgcacggacgccgacgccgaggacgaggacgaggcgcCCGCGCAGCCGCGGCGTTCCCGCCGGTTCTACGCCTTCATCCGGGCGCTGCTCCTGCTGTCCGTGTTCCTCCtcggcgtcgagctcgccgcccacgccaacggccggcgcctcgccgcgcccgccgccgtgtcCTTCGCCGCGCTCCACGCGGCGTGGGTGCGCTTCCGCGCCGCCTACGTCGCCCCGCCGCTCCAGCTCCTCGCCGACGCCTGCGTCGTGCTCTTCCTCGTGCAGAGCGCCGACCGACTCGCCCAGAGCCTCGGCTGCTTCTACATCCACCTCAAGCGCCTCAAGCCCACGCCCGTCTCGCCGGCATTGCCCGACGCCGAGGACCCCGACGCCGGCTACTACCCCATGGTGCTCGTCCAGATACCAATGTGCAACGAGAAGGAG GTGTACCAACAGTCAATTGCGGCGGTCTGCAATTTGGACTGGCCAAGATCCAATTTCCTGGTGCAGGTACTGGACGACTCCGATGACCCGATCACACAGGCATTGATCagagaggaggtggagaagtGGCAGCACCATGGTGCGCGCATTGTGTACCGCCACCGTGTGCTCAGGGAAGGGTATAAGGCCGGTAACCTCAAGTCGGCGATGAGCTGCAGCTATGTCAAGGACTATGAGTATGTGGCGATCTTCGATGCCGATTTCCAGCCTTACCCTGACTTCTTGAAGCGCACCGTGCCGCATTTCAAG GACAATGAGGAATTGGGGCTGGTGCAAGCGAGATGGTCATTTGTGAACAAGGATGAGAACCTATTGACACGGTTGCAGAGCATCAACCTGTGCTTCCACTTTGAGGTGGAACAGCAGGTGAACGGCATGTTCATcaacttctttgggttcaatgGCACAGCTGGGGTTTGGAGGATCAAGGCTTTGGAGGATTCAGGGGGCTGGATGGAGCGGACAACGGTGGAAGACATGGACATTGCAGTCCGTGCGCATCTGAAGGGCTGGAGGTTCATCTTCCTGAATGATGTAGAG TGCCAATGTGAGTTACCGGAGTCGTACGAGGCTTATAGGAAGCAACAACATCGGTGGCATTCAGGCCCAATGCAGCTGTTCAGGCTGTGCTTGCCAGACATCATCAGATGCAAG ATTGCGTTCTGGAAGAAGGCCAAcctgatcttcctcttcttcctgctCCGCAAGCTCATCCTGCCCTTCTACTCCTTCACGCTGTTCTGCATCATCCTGCCACTGACAATGTTCGTGCCCGAGGCCGAGCTCCCCGACTGGGTGGTCTGCTACATCCCGGCCCTGATGTCGTTCCTCAACATCCTCCCATCGCCGAGATCCTTCCCCTTCGTCATCCCCTACCTCCTCTTCGAGAACACCATGTCCGTGACCAAGTTCAACGCCATGGTCTCCGGCCTGTTCCAGCTCGGCAGCGCCTACGAGTGGGTGGTGACCAAGAAGTCCGGCCGGTCCTCGGAGGGCGACCTCGTCGTGCTGGCGCCCAACAAAGAGCACCGGAAGCAGCAGCGCTCTGCGACGCCGGTCGCCGCCGAAGCGAAGAAACCGCCGGCTccggtggagaagaagaagaagcagcagaaGTACAACCGGATATACAAGAAGGAGCTGGCgctgtcgctgctgctgctgactgCCGCCGCCCGGAGCCTGCTGTCCAAGCAGGGGATGCACTTCTACTTCCTGCTGTTCCAGGGCGTCTCGTTCCTGATGGTCGGCCTCGACCTCATCGGCGAGGACGTGAAATAA
- the LOC120663000 gene encoding uncharacterized protein LOC120663000, with the protein MASRRDGEHQASPWRPGAPGEEGDSSSFPSAIILFALVGATATTAAVGQLRRTVRWFYAQLSRSEPYVYWEDIPRTRRPNRCGEAWEQYYQRMRERSEGQRERVERIRRMQDVFKKERSKCRDYRTWESHNPNYYQHSQRDEWYWDAEAFYANQRTNFRSMPRETMSFAMSRHYSILGLDRSRSEPFSDAEIKNAFRRKAMEYHPDQNQNNKEVAEAKFKEVMDSYEAIKLERQNGSC; encoded by the exons ATGGCCAgccgccgcgacggcgagcaccaGGCGAGCCCGTGGCGACCTGGGGCgccgggggaggagggggacTCCAGCTCCTTCCCCTCCGCCATCATCCTCTTCGCGCTCGtcggcgccaccgccaccaccgccgcc GTCGGCCAACTGCGCCGGACGGTCAGATGGTTCTACGCTCAG CTTAGTAGGTCGGAACCATATGTGTACTGGGAGGATATACCTCGAACTCGAAGGCCAAATCGGTGTGGTGAAGCCTGGGAACAATATTACCAGAGGATGCGCGAAAGAAGCGAGGGTCAAAGGGAAAGAGTG GAACGCATTCGTCGCATGCAAGATGTATTTAAAAAGGAGAGAAGTAAATGTCGGGACTATCGAACTTGGGAAAGCCATAATCCCAACTATTATCAACATAGTCAAAGAGATGAGTGGTACTGGGATGCAGAAGCATTTTATGCCAATCAAAGGACAAATTTCAGGTCGATGCCCAGGGAAACTATGAGTTTCGCAATGTCACGTCACTATTCTATTTTGGGTCTTGACAG GTCAAGATCAGAGCCCTTTTCAGATGCTGAAATCAAG AATGCTTTCAGGAGAAAAGCAATGGAGTATCATCCAGACCAAAACCAAAATAACAAAG AGGTCGCTGAGGCAAAATTCAAAGAGGTTATGGATTCTTACGAAGCAATAAAATTGGAACGGCAAAATGGAAGCTGCTGA